The Haloarcula sp. DT43 genome includes a region encoding these proteins:
- a CDS encoding N-acyl-D-amino-acid deacylase family protein: MTEPSAASIAFRDARVLDGSGGPPFTASVRVAEGRIDAISDAPLDADRVVDLDGSYLAPGFIDMHAHSELRLFEHPGAEEKLTQGITTEVLGQDGVSVAPVPANLTAEWEERVKSLDGSLDDTWPWHTVDGYLAALDGADPAVNCAYYAPHGNIRSMLAGFEDRPLTDERVVAAGPVTDQRLAAHEFDGDAPPGELDVLQQELEVALEEGAFGMSKGMIYPPSSYARDDELVALADTLAERDSFMVSHVWNETDRVVESIDRYLDICRQAGCHAHVSHLKVGGQQNWGDSEAVLDLFEDAGQRGQRVTFDQYPYTAGSTMLTALLPPWARQGESDDIRHRLNSAAVRDRIADDIARPGDWENLAYAAGSWDNILVTRTGSGRHQGETIADVAAEMDREPVDAMCELLVAEELDVTMADFVMAEEDIERFLADDRGTFCTDGIFGGKPHPRAIGAFGRILERYVRERDVLSPALMARKAAGNPADILGLRDRGYVREGYVADLVAFDLDAVSANATYEEPFQYTDGMEYVLVGGEIAVRDGEPTSARNGAVLRSYEEWGSASRPTLDRAAGD; encoded by the coding sequence ATGACAGAGCCGAGTGCCGCGTCTATCGCGTTTCGGGACGCGCGGGTACTGGACGGGAGCGGCGGCCCTCCGTTCACTGCGAGCGTGCGCGTCGCCGAGGGCCGAATCGACGCTATCAGCGACGCCCCGCTGGACGCCGACCGCGTCGTGGACCTCGACGGGTCGTATCTCGCGCCGGGGTTCATCGACATGCACGCGCATTCGGAACTGCGGCTGTTCGAGCACCCCGGGGCCGAGGAGAAACTGACGCAGGGAATCACGACGGAAGTCCTCGGGCAGGACGGGGTCAGCGTCGCCCCGGTCCCGGCGAACCTCACGGCGGAGTGGGAGGAACGGGTCAAGTCACTCGACGGGAGCCTCGACGACACGTGGCCCTGGCACACCGTCGACGGCTACCTCGCGGCGCTCGACGGTGCCGACCCGGCCGTCAACTGCGCGTACTACGCCCCGCACGGCAACATCCGGTCGATGCTGGCCGGGTTCGAGGACCGCCCGCTCACCGACGAACGCGTCGTCGCCGCCGGCCCGGTCACGGACCAGCGCCTGGCGGCCCACGAGTTCGACGGCGACGCGCCGCCCGGGGAACTGGACGTGCTCCAGCAGGAACTGGAAGTGGCCCTCGAAGAGGGCGCGTTCGGCATGTCCAAGGGGATGATATACCCGCCCAGTTCCTACGCCCGCGACGACGAGCTGGTGGCGCTCGCGGACACGCTCGCCGAGCGCGACTCGTTCATGGTCTCGCACGTCTGGAACGAGACGGACCGCGTGGTCGAGTCAATCGACCGGTACCTCGACATCTGTCGCCAGGCCGGCTGCCACGCTCACGTCTCCCACCTCAAGGTCGGCGGCCAGCAGAACTGGGGCGACTCCGAGGCCGTGCTCGACCTGTTCGAGGACGCCGGCCAGCGGGGCCAACGGGTCACCTTCGACCAGTACCCCTACACGGCCGGGTCGACGATGCTGACCGCGCTCCTCCCGCCGTGGGCGCGCCAGGGCGAGTCCGACGACATCCGCCACCGCCTCAACTCCGCGGCCGTCCGCGACCGCATCGCCGACGACATCGCCCGGCCGGGTGACTGGGAGAACCTCGCCTACGCCGCCGGCTCCTGGGACAACATCCTCGTGACGCGGACGGGGAGCGGTCGCCACCAGGGCGAGACCATCGCGGACGTCGCCGCCGAGATGGACCGCGAACCGGTCGACGCGATGTGTGAACTGCTCGTCGCGGAGGAACTGGACGTGACGATGGCCGACTTCGTGATGGCCGAGGAAGACATCGAGCGGTTCCTCGCCGACGACCGCGGCACGTTCTGCACCGACGGCATCTTCGGCGGGAAGCCCCACCCCCGGGCCATCGGGGCGTTCGGCCGCATCCTCGAACGCTACGTCCGGGAGCGGGACGTGCTCTCGCCGGCACTGATGGCCCGCAAGGCCGCCGGCAACCCGGCCGACATCCTGGGTCTCAGGGACCGCGGCTACGTCCGGGAGGGGTACGTCGCGGACCTCGTGGCCTTCGACCTCGACGCCGTGTCCGCGAACGCCACCTACGAGGAACCGTTCCAGTACACTGACGGGATGGAGTACGTCCTCGTGGGCGGCGAAATCGCCGTCCGGGACGGCGAGCCGACCAGTGCCCGGAACGGCGCGGTGCTGCGCTCCTACGAGGAGTGGGGCAGTGCGAGCCGGCCGACTCTCGACCGGGCTGCCGGGGACTAG
- a CDS encoding ABC transporter permease, translated as MVGFVAGLLDATVQAATVLLLAGMGELISERAGVLNLGVEGMMLVGALGGFITTVLTGSHWLGFGVGILLGMVLALVHAFLCITLKSNQVISGVMLTLLGTGLTTFFGSGWVEESIDGFPQMTFPLVGQYLVGVPVVGEALFRSTATDYLALGLLVVVWYFLHHSNLGLEMIAVGEDPEMADTMGVSVFRLRYLAVLIGGGFAGAAGAHLSLAFSQLWVPGMTAGRGWIAVALVIFAQWRPRRMLVGAYLFGLLDALRIRSQSISLTLGPDAPLAGVINPVVEFLMTPQIMGTYPYLATIIVLAYAVIRTKSDQLAVPSALLQSYSRETD; from the coding sequence ATGGTCGGGTTCGTCGCCGGTCTGCTCGATGCGACCGTCCAGGCGGCGACGGTGCTCCTGCTGGCCGGGATGGGGGAACTCATCAGCGAGCGGGCGGGCGTCCTCAACCTCGGCGTCGAGGGGATGATGCTCGTCGGCGCGCTCGGCGGGTTCATCACGACCGTCCTCACGGGGAGCCACTGGCTCGGGTTCGGCGTCGGCATCCTCCTGGGGATGGTGCTGGCGCTGGTTCACGCGTTCCTCTGTATCACGCTGAAGTCGAACCAGGTCATCAGCGGCGTCATGCTGACGCTTCTGGGGACCGGGCTCACGACCTTCTTCGGCTCCGGCTGGGTCGAGGAATCAATCGACGGCTTCCCGCAGATGACGTTCCCGCTCGTCGGGCAGTACCTCGTCGGCGTCCCGGTCGTCGGCGAGGCGCTCTTCCGGAGCACGGCGACGGACTACCTCGCGCTCGGCCTGCTGGTCGTGGTCTGGTACTTCCTGCACCACTCGAACCTGGGCCTGGAGATGATTGCGGTGGGCGAGGACCCCGAGATGGCGGACACGATGGGCGTGTCCGTGTTCCGGCTGCGGTACCTCGCGGTGCTCATCGGCGGCGGGTTCGCCGGCGCGGCCGGAGCCCACCTCTCGCTGGCCTTCTCACAGCTGTGGGTGCCCGGCATGACCGCGGGGCGGGGCTGGATTGCCGTCGCGCTGGTCATCTTCGCGCAGTGGCGGCCCCGCCGGATGCTGGTCGGGGCGTACCTGTTCGGCCTGCTCGACGCGCTCCGCATCCGGTCACAGTCCATTTCGCTGACGCTGGGCCCCGACGCGCCGCTCGCCGGCGTTATCAACCCCGTCGTCGAGTTCCTCATGACGCCACAGATAATGGGGACGTACCCGTACCTGGCGACGATTATCGTGCTGGCCTACGCCGTCATCCGGACCAAGAGCGACCAGCTCGCGGTCCCGTCGGCGCTGTTGCAGTCCTACAGCCGCGAGACGGACTGA
- a CDS encoding ABC transporter permease, with the protein MNVAVHVDAREDIPAWLAYGTPVFTVLAALAVSAVALVVLGVNPIAAYATMFVDTLVTEFGLTETLTKAVPLILTGLAVYLPLKAGLFNIGAEGQLVAGALAGTWVGLNVPLPGLALVPLMFAAAAVAGGLWAGIPAYLRAKWDVNEIITSLLLTFVALEIQSYLLRGPMQGGTGNFPQSERFSEAATIPELVSGVHAGLLVAVAMVVVTYVLMTRTRLGFEITFVGSNHEAARQAGMSKFYVYLLVFVVGGAFAAMGGISEIAGAQGRYRAGFEPGYGFTAIPIALLGRNSALKVLLAGLFFAVLFVGGSSMEVAFGVPAALVEIIQALVILFLITAEFFKNYRVGIDFDRGPSGAAVEPQGGDD; encoded by the coding sequence ATGAACGTAGCAGTACACGTCGACGCACGCGAGGACATCCCGGCCTGGTTGGCCTACGGGACGCCCGTGTTCACCGTGCTGGCCGCGCTGGCGGTCAGCGCCGTCGCGCTGGTCGTCCTCGGCGTGAACCCCATCGCGGCGTACGCGACGATGTTCGTCGACACGCTCGTCACCGAGTTCGGCCTCACCGAGACGCTGACGAAGGCGGTGCCGCTGATTCTGACGGGCCTGGCGGTGTACCTCCCGCTGAAGGCGGGCCTGTTCAACATCGGTGCCGAGGGTCAGCTCGTCGCCGGCGCGCTCGCGGGGACCTGGGTCGGACTCAACGTCCCGCTCCCGGGACTGGCGCTGGTCCCGCTGATGTTCGCCGCCGCGGCCGTCGCCGGTGGCCTCTGGGCCGGCATCCCGGCGTACCTGCGGGCGAAGTGGGACGTCAACGAGATTATCACGTCGCTCCTGCTCACGTTCGTCGCCCTCGAAATCCAGAGCTATCTGCTCCGCGGGCCGATGCAGGGCGGGACCGGCAACTTCCCGCAGTCCGAGCGGTTCTCCGAGGCCGCGACGATTCCGGAACTGGTCAGCGGCGTCCACGCCGGCCTGCTGGTCGCCGTCGCGATGGTCGTAGTGACCTACGTCCTGATGACGAGAACGCGGCTCGGCTTCGAGATTACCTTCGTCGGCTCGAACCACGAGGCCGCCCGACAGGCGGGGATGAGCAAGTTCTACGTGTACCTCCTGGTGTTCGTCGTCGGCGGCGCGTTCGCAGCCATGGGCGGCATCAGCGAAATCGCCGGCGCACAGGGGCGGTACCGAGCCGGGTTCGAACCCGGCTACGGCTTCACCGCCATCCCGATTGCCCTGCTCGGGCGCAACAGCGCGCTCAAGGTACTGCTCGCCGGCCTGTTTTTCGCCGTGCTGTTCGTCGGCGGGTCGAGCATGGAGGTGGCCTTCGGCGTGCCCGCGGCGCTGGTCGAGATAATCCAGGCACTCGTCATCCTCTTTCTGATTACCGCGGAGTTCTTCAAGAACTACCGGGTCGGTATCGACTTCGACCGCGGGCCCAGCGGTGCGGCGGTCGAGCCACAGGGGGGTGACGACTGA
- a CDS encoding ABC transporter ATP-binding protein translates to MSEHTTLRMEGIRKEFPGVVANDHVDLSVERGEIHGLLGENGAGKSTLMKILYGLYSQDAGDIYLDGERLDLGSPQDAIDAGIGMVHQHFMLIPRLTVAENVVLGEREPATAFRDDAEDSWLPAAVRNNGLVQSLAGQFSLGLDVPEQRIQALADQYGFDIDVSAKIWELDVGQQQRVEILKALYRDVDLLILDEPTAVLTPTEAERLFDSLERLTDEGLSIIFITHKLTEVDAIVDRVTVLREGQNVGTAEVASVSRADLAEMMVGREVLFEIDREAVDLGEPVLRARGVTADDDRGIEALSGVDLTVRQGEIVGIAGVSGNGQKELAEVMAGIRDVTAGELVVDGEDITGAKPKTFVDSGVSFVPEDRLRYGCAEDLSVMHNATMKDFRDGRFGDRSFLDYGALREYAETLVEEFDVRGVSDVTETEAGDLSGGNLQKLILAREIHRDPDLLIANQPTRGVDVGAIEFIRETLLEQRKAGTGIILLSEDLDEIFDLSDRILVVYEGEFVYETTPAEADRERIGLEMTGGGGDEGGEPVAVQSGVTGGSES, encoded by the coding sequence ATGTCCGAACACACCACGCTCAGGATGGAGGGGATACGCAAGGAGTTCCCCGGGGTCGTCGCCAACGACCACGTCGACCTCTCCGTCGAGCGCGGGGAAATCCACGGTCTCCTGGGCGAAAACGGCGCGGGAAAGAGTACGCTGATGAAGATTCTCTACGGGCTCTATTCGCAGGACGCTGGCGACATCTATCTCGACGGTGAGCGACTCGACCTGGGGTCGCCACAGGACGCCATCGACGCCGGCATCGGGATGGTCCACCAGCACTTCATGCTGATACCACGTCTCACCGTCGCCGAGAACGTCGTCCTCGGCGAGCGGGAACCGGCGACGGCCTTCCGGGACGACGCCGAGGACAGCTGGCTCCCGGCGGCGGTCCGGAACAACGGTCTCGTCCAGTCGCTGGCCGGCCAGTTCTCGCTGGGGCTTGACGTCCCCGAACAGCGGATTCAGGCCCTGGCGGACCAGTACGGCTTCGACATCGACGTCAGCGCGAAGATATGGGAACTCGACGTGGGCCAGCAACAGCGCGTCGAGATACTCAAGGCGCTGTACCGGGACGTCGACCTCCTGATTCTCGACGAACCAACGGCCGTGCTCACGCCGACAGAGGCCGAGCGGCTCTTCGACTCGCTGGAGCGACTGACCGACGAGGGGCTCTCGATTATCTTCATCACGCACAAGCTCACCGAGGTCGACGCCATCGTCGACCGGGTGACGGTGCTCCGGGAAGGGCAAAACGTCGGCACCGCCGAGGTGGCGTCGGTCTCCCGGGCCGACCTCGCGGAGATGATGGTCGGCCGCGAAGTCCTGTTCGAAATCGACAGGGAGGCGGTCGACCTCGGTGAGCCGGTCCTGCGCGCACGCGGGGTGACGGCCGACGACGACCGCGGCATCGAGGCCCTCTCCGGCGTCGACCTGACGGTCCGCCAGGGCGAAATCGTCGGTATCGCGGGCGTGAGCGGCAACGGCCAGAAGGAACTGGCCGAGGTCATGGCCGGCATCCGGGACGTGACGGCCGGCGAACTCGTCGTCGACGGCGAGGACATCACGGGCGCAAAGCCAAAGACGTTCGTCGACAGCGGCGTCTCGTTCGTCCCCGAGGACCGGCTCAGGTACGGCTGTGCCGAGGACCTCTCGGTGATGCACAACGCCACGATGAAGGACTTCAGGGACGGCCGCTTTGGCGACCGGTCGTTCCTTGACTACGGGGCACTCCGGGAGTACGCCGAGACGCTGGTCGAGGAGTTCGACGTCCGCGGCGTCAGCGACGTGACCGAGACCGAGGCCGGCGACCTCTCCGGGGGGAACCTCCAGAAGCTCATCCTGGCCCGGGAGATACATCGCGACCCGGACCTGCTCATCGCGAACCAGCCGACCCGGGGCGTCGACGTCGGGGCCATCGAGTTCATCAGGGAGACGCTGTTAGAACAGCGCAAGGCGGGCACCGGCATCATCCTCCTCTCGGAGGACTTGGACGAGATTTTCGACCTCAGCGACCGGATTCTGGTCGTCTACGAGGGCGAGTTCGTCTACGAGACGACGCCGGCCGAGGCCGACCGGGAGCGGATCGGCCTGGAGATGACCGGCGGTGGCGGCGACGAGGGCGGCGAGCCGGTCGCAGTACAGTCCGGCGTCACAGGGGGGAGCGAGAGCTGA
- a CDS encoding LLM class flavin-dependent oxidoreductase: MSANQVFERGDRVGIYLQDKHSLEANVELVQYAEQQGIDEVWQAESRLARDAISPLGAYAAVTDDIKLGTGVINNWTRNAALIAQSMSTLEELAGPDRILCGIGAWWDPLAEKVGIDRSGALRAMRECVEVTQDLLDMENVTYDGEFVQMRDVELDVVHGDDGPRTVPVYVGGTGFKMLELTGHFADGALLNYLVSPEYNEKALDALETGAERGDRALEDIDRPQLVVCSMDHDEDKALDNARELITQYLGQQPHIMKASGVSQDLIDEVGETIGGWPADKDDIKEGMHLIPDDVVHKLTASGTPEQCREKVREYAETGCQCPILYPLGDDRRLMIDEFADGYL, encoded by the coding sequence ATGAGTGCCAATCAGGTCTTCGAGAGAGGCGACCGCGTCGGTATCTACTTGCAGGACAAACACTCCCTCGAAGCGAACGTCGAACTCGTACAGTACGCGGAACAGCAGGGTATCGACGAGGTCTGGCAGGCCGAATCGCGCCTCGCGCGCGACGCCATCTCCCCGCTGGGCGCGTACGCCGCGGTCACCGACGACATCAAGCTCGGGACCGGCGTCATCAACAACTGGACGCGCAACGCGGCCCTCATCGCCCAGTCGATGAGCACGCTCGAGGAACTCGCCGGCCCGGACCGCATCCTGTGCGGTATCGGGGCCTGGTGGGACCCGCTGGCCGAGAAAGTCGGTATCGACCGCAGCGGCGCGCTGCGTGCGATGCGCGAGTGCGTCGAGGTGACCCAGGACCTGCTCGACATGGAGAACGTCACCTACGACGGCGAGTTCGTCCAGATGCGCGACGTGGAACTGGACGTGGTCCACGGCGACGACGGGCCACGCACCGTGCCCGTCTACGTCGGCGGGACCGGCTTCAAGATGTTGGAACTCACCGGCCACTTCGCCGACGGCGCGCTGTTGAACTACCTCGTCAGCCCCGAGTACAACGAGAAGGCGCTCGACGCGCTGGAGACCGGCGCGGAGCGCGGCGACCGGGCGCTGGAGGACATCGACCGCCCGCAGCTCGTCGTCTGCTCGATGGACCACGACGAAGACAAGGCCCTGGACAACGCCCGCGAACTCATCACGCAGTACCTCGGTCAACAGCCCCACATCATGAAGGCCAGCGGCGTCAGCCAGGACCTCATCGACGAAGTGGGCGAGACCATCGGCGGGTGGCCGGCCGACAAGGACGACATCAAGGAGGGGATGCACCTCATCCCGGACGACGTGGTCCACAAGCTCACCGCCAGCGGGACGCCAGAACAGTGCCGCGAGAAGGTCCGTGAGTACGCCGAGACGGGCTGCCAGTGTCCGATTCTCTACCCGCTGGGCGACGACCGGCGGCTGATGATAGACGAGTTCGCCGACGGCTACCTGTAG
- a CDS encoding Zn-dependent hydrolase: MPSVSLDSERFRRRFDTFNEIGATERGGVNRPSLSDANREARDALVEWFRDAGLAVRIDTMGNIFGRREGADGDAAPVLFGSHVDSQYNGGRYDGVVGVLGALEVVEALNDAGETTERPLEVVAWSNEEGVRFQPDMLGSGVYCDVFDLDYAYAREDKDGKRFGEELERIGYKGDVPCEADDIHCYFEMHVEQGPFLEQQDIPVAAVEGVFGFAWLNVSFEGQANHAGPTPMDMRHDAFVATADVTRAVRRITATEGTDLVGTVGSVDVWPNAINVIPERVEFTLDFRSYDDAAVDAAIERIEREIANAAEREGLDYEVEQIMRVDADPFDRDCIDTVVDAAETVGCEYTRLVSGAGHDANYLNKITPTSMIFVPSVDGISHRESEFTEWEDVVTGAEVLLEAVRAKAAE, translated from the coding sequence ATGCCATCCGTCAGTCTCGACAGCGAGCGGTTCAGACGGCGATTCGACACGTTCAACGAGATAGGCGCGACGGAGCGGGGCGGAGTGAACAGGCCGAGCCTCTCGGACGCAAACCGAGAGGCCCGGGACGCGCTCGTCGAGTGGTTCCGGGACGCCGGGCTGGCGGTCCGAATCGACACGATGGGCAACATCTTCGGCCGGCGGGAGGGAGCCGACGGCGACGCCGCGCCGGTGCTGTTCGGCTCACACGTCGACAGCCAGTACAACGGCGGGCGGTACGACGGCGTCGTGGGCGTCCTCGGCGCGCTCGAAGTCGTCGAGGCGCTGAACGACGCCGGCGAGACGACCGAGCGGCCGCTGGAGGTCGTCGCCTGGAGCAACGAGGAGGGCGTGCGCTTCCAGCCAGACATGCTCGGTAGTGGCGTCTACTGCGACGTGTTCGACCTCGACTACGCCTACGCGCGCGAGGACAAAGACGGCAAGCGGTTCGGCGAGGAGCTCGAACGCATCGGCTACAAGGGCGACGTTCCCTGCGAGGCCGACGACATCCACTGCTACTTCGAGATGCACGTCGAACAGGGGCCGTTCCTCGAACAGCAGGACATCCCCGTCGCCGCCGTCGAGGGCGTGTTCGGCTTCGCCTGGCTGAACGTCAGCTTCGAGGGGCAGGCCAACCACGCCGGGCCGACGCCGATGGACATGCGCCACGACGCGTTCGTCGCCACGGCGGACGTGACGCGGGCGGTCCGGCGCATCACCGCGACCGAGGGCACGGACCTCGTCGGGACGGTCGGTAGCGTCGACGTGTGGCCCAACGCCATCAACGTCATCCCCGAGCGCGTGGAGTTCACGCTCGACTTCCGCTCGTACGACGACGCGGCGGTCGACGCGGCTATCGAGCGCATCGAGCGAGAAATCGCCAACGCCGCCGAGCGCGAGGGACTCGACTACGAGGTCGAGCAAATCATGCGCGTCGACGCAGACCCGTTCGACCGGGACTGCATCGACACGGTCGTCGACGCCGCCGAGACGGTCGGCTGTGAATACACGCGACTGGTCAGCGGCGCGGGCCACGACGCGAACTACCTCAACAAGATAACGCCGACGAGCATGATTTTCGTCCCGAGCGTCGACGGCATCAGCCACCGCGAGAGCGAGTTCACCGAGTGGGAGGACGTCGTCACCGGGGCCGAGGTCCTCCTCGAAGCGGTCCGTGCGAAGGCCGCCGAGTGA
- a CDS encoding BMP family ABC transporter substrate-binding protein: MVDKNHAKSRRELLTALGAAGVAGLAGCSGGGDGGDSGDSGGGTDSGATEGATTGGGGMDSVTAAWVYNSEVGDLGWSWAHNEGRLAVAEEYDWLETEYTEAVAPADSERVFEQYAQGDADIIFGCTFEYQDPMAAVAEQYPDTYFEHNTGYLTRENMGRYMGRIYQPRYLAGQAAGIVTETDTLGYVAAFPIPEVIRGINAYALGAASVNDSATLQVRWTNSWFDPPTESEAANALLDEDVDVMAQHQDSPAALRAAADAGIWATGYDAPMGDIAGENYLTSPIWHWEEFYGPTVESVRDGTWESDAYWEGIDSGICSLDDWGPEVPQEAKDTVSESRSAILNGELDIWAGSAFEGESDEFLFQEMSSYVDAVEGEVPS; the protein is encoded by the coding sequence ATGGTTGACAAGAATCACGCAAAATCGAGACGGGAGTTACTGACAGCGCTCGGGGCGGCGGGCGTCGCCGGGCTGGCCGGTTGCAGTGGTGGCGGTGACGGCGGCGACAGCGGCGACAGCGGCGGCGGGACCGACAGCGGGGCCACCGAGGGCGCGACGACCGGCGGTGGCGGGATGGATTCGGTCACGGCCGCCTGGGTGTACAACTCTGAGGTCGGCGACCTTGGGTGGTCCTGGGCGCACAACGAGGGGCGGCTGGCGGTCGCAGAGGAGTACGACTGGCTGGAGACGGAGTACACGGAGGCCGTCGCCCCGGCCGACTCAGAGCGCGTCTTCGAGCAGTACGCACAGGGCGACGCCGACATCATCTTCGGCTGTACGTTCGAGTACCAGGACCCGATGGCGGCCGTCGCGGAGCAGTACCCCGACACGTACTTCGAACACAACACCGGCTACCTGACCCGGGAGAACATGGGCCGGTACATGGGTCGTATCTACCAGCCACGGTACCTCGCCGGACAGGCCGCCGGTATCGTAACCGAGACCGACACCCTGGGGTACGTGGCCGCGTTCCCGATTCCCGAGGTCATCCGCGGCATCAACGCCTACGCGCTCGGGGCCGCGTCGGTCAACGACAGCGCGACACTGCAGGTCAGGTGGACGAACTCCTGGTTCGACCCGCCGACCGAGAGCGAGGCGGCGAACGCCCTGCTGGACGAGGACGTCGACGTGATGGCCCAACACCAGGACTCCCCCGCCGCGCTCCGTGCGGCCGCCGACGCGGGCATCTGGGCGACCGGCTACGACGCCCCCATGGGAGATATCGCGGGCGAGAACTACCTCACCTCCCCGATATGGCACTGGGAGGAGTTCTACGGGCCGACCGTCGAATCCGTCAGGGACGGCACCTGGGAGTCCGACGCGTACTGGGAGGGCATCGATTCGGGCATCTGCAGCCTCGACGACTGGGGGCCCGAGGTCCCCCAGGAAGCGAAAGACACCGTCTCCGAGTCGCGGTCGGCGATACTCAACGGGGAGCTGGACATCTGGGCCGGCTCGGCGTTCGAGGGCGAGAGCGACGAGTTCCTCTTCCAGGAGATGAGCAGCTACGTCGACGCCGTCGAAGGGGAGGTCCCGAGCTGA
- a CDS encoding (2Fe-2S)-binding protein produces the protein MEIQLTLNGERTTVEAGTEQDLATVLRQHGHIDVKCGCDGGTCGASKVFVDDEVRMACGMAATEAEGSDVRTVASLGTQDDLHPVQQAFVDNFAVQCGFCIPGMIVEATALLSENPDPTEREVREALEDNVCRCTGYQKPVEAVLDAAGRMREEGVAADGGRSVGAPSRGARSVGCCGGDCDE, from the coding sequence GTGGAAATCCAACTCACACTCAACGGCGAGCGGACGACAGTCGAAGCCGGGACCGAGCAGGACCTGGCGACGGTACTGAGACAGCACGGCCACATCGACGTGAAGTGCGGCTGCGACGGCGGCACCTGCGGCGCGTCGAAGGTGTTCGTCGACGACGAGGTACGCATGGCCTGTGGCATGGCCGCGACCGAGGCCGAGGGCAGCGACGTTCGGACGGTCGCGTCGCTGGGCACGCAGGACGACTTACACCCGGTCCAGCAGGCCTTCGTGGACAACTTCGCCGTCCAGTGTGGCTTCTGCATTCCGGGGATGATCGTCGAGGCGACGGCGTTGCTATCCGAGAATCCGGACCCGACCGAGCGGGAGGTCCGCGAGGCGCTTGAGGACAACGTCTGTCGCTGCACCGGCTACCAGAAGCCCGTCGAAGCGGTACTCGACGCCGCCGGCCGGATGCGCGAGGAGGGCGTCGCCGCCGACGGCGGCCGGTCGGTCGGTGCGCCGTCCCGCGGCGCGAGGTCAGTCGGGTGCTGTGGGGGTGACTGCGATGAGTGA
- a CDS encoding BMP family ABC transporter substrate-binding protein, translating into MVDTNRTITRREMLGALGASGVTALAGCSGGDGGSGDTDTTDGTATSGGGTDTVTAAWVYISEVGDLGWSWAHDEGRKTVDEKYDWLETEYTEAVAPEDSERVFEQYAQGDADIVFGTTFGYQDPMYTVAEQYPDTYFEHATGYRTRENMGRYMGRIYEPRYLAGQATGMVTENDTIGYVAAFPIPEVIRSINAMALGARSVNPDATFKIRWVNAWFDPQTSRQAANSLIDEGCDVISQEQDSPAPVRAANEADVWASGYNAPMGEFGGDNYLISPVWNWEEVYDPTVSAVRDGTWESDAFWGGMETNLPALDEWGPEVPQEVKDTVAETEEEIVNGDLDVWAGSPFEGESDEFLFQEMNSFVDAVDAEVPE; encoded by the coding sequence ATGGTGGACACGAACCGAACGATAACGCGACGGGAGATGCTCGGTGCCCTCGGGGCGTCGGGGGTAACCGCGCTCGCCGGGTGTAGCGGCGGCGACGGCGGGAGCGGCGACACCGACACGACTGACGGCACCGCGACCAGCGGCGGCGGCACGGACACGGTCACGGCCGCCTGGGTGTACATCTCGGAAGTGGGCGACCTCGGGTGGTCCTGGGCCCACGACGAGGGTCGCAAGACGGTCGACGAGAAGTACGACTGGCTGGAGACGGAGTACACCGAGGCCGTCGCGCCGGAGGACTCCGAGCGCGTCTTCGAGCAGTACGCACAGGGCGACGCCGACATCGTCTTCGGGACGACGTTCGGCTACCAAGACCCGATGTACACCGTCGCGGAGCAGTACCCCGACACGTACTTCGAGCACGCGACCGGCTACCGCACCCGGGAGAACATGGGTCGGTACATGGGCCGAATCTACGAGCCACGGTATCTCGCCGGGCAAGCGACCGGGATGGTCACCGAGAACGACACCATCGGCTACGTCGCCGCATTCCCGATTCCCGAGGTCATCCGCTCTATCAACGCGATGGCGCTGGGCGCGCGGTCGGTGAACCCGGACGCGACGTTCAAGATTCGGTGGGTCAACGCGTGGTTCGACCCCCAGACCTCCCGACAGGCGGCCAACTCCCTCATCGACGAGGGCTGTGACGTCATCTCACAGGAGCAGGACTCCCCCGCACCGGTCAGGGCCGCGAACGAGGCGGACGTGTGGGCCTCCGGCTACAACGCGCCGATGGGCGAGTTCGGCGGCGACAACTACCTCATCTCCCCGGTGTGGAACTGGGAAGAGGTCTACGACCCGACCGTCTCCGCAGTCCGGGACGGAACCTGGGAGTCCGACGCCTTCTGGGGCGGCATGGAGACGAACCTCCCGGCGCTGGACGAGTGGGGGCCGGAGGTCCCACAGGAGGTCAAGGACACCGTCGCCGAGACCGAGGAAGAAATCGTCAACGGCGACCTCGACGTCTGGGCCGGTTCGCCGTTCGAGGGCGAGAGCGACGAGTTCCTCTTCCAGGAGATGAACAGTTTCGTCGACGCCGTCGACGCCGAAGTGCCGGAGTAG